The following proteins come from a genomic window of bacterium:
- a CDS encoding HPr family phosphocarrier protein produces the protein MSAVREFDILNRLGLHARAAAKLVRLANGFASEIHIVKDGVEVNGKSIMGVLMLAAPKDARILIRAVGPDAEEAMAAFEELIAGKFGEE, from the coding sequence GTGAGCGCGGTACGCGAGTTCGATATCCTGAACCGGCTCGGCCTGCACGCCCGCGCCGCGGCGAAGCTGGTGCGGCTGGCGAACGGGTTCGCCTCGGAAATCCACATCGTGAAGGACGGTGTGGAGGTCAACGGGAAGAGCATCATGGGCGTGCTGATGCTGGCGGCGCCGAAGGACGCCAGGATCCTGATCCGCGCGGTCGGGCCGGATGCGGAAGAGGCCATGGCGGCGTTCGAGGAGTTGATCGCGGGAAAGTTCGGGGAGGAGTAG